The Halorientalis sp. IM1011 genome window below encodes:
- a CDS encoding DUF1405 domain-containing protein, whose amino-acid sequence MSVVTRLGRQLEGFIARYFDAPLPEREALPRYVAPLPAWLEDAALRLAWPIAIVNLLGTAFGFWYYGFHPWPFTDPLFAGQFGLTPPEMWLFVPDSPVATGFIGLSLIAWRLDWHVEWLHVLAFFGCIKLGLWTPYVQLVVNGPGGLNPLMYHFLIWSHALMAVEAFLIHRYSRFPIWAIAIATFWYTLNDVVDYFVPLIGDPHHTLLRAEQTVLGFDHSLPAHDQAAAGAVVLTIIAVFLATATRAKKAEIGN is encoded by the coding sequence ATGTCCGTCGTTACCAGACTGGGCCGCCAGCTGGAGGGGTTCATCGCCCGCTACTTCGACGCCCCCCTCCCCGAGCGCGAGGCCCTGCCGCGGTACGTCGCACCCCTGCCCGCGTGGCTGGAGGACGCCGCCCTGCGACTGGCCTGGCCCATCGCCATCGTCAACCTGCTGGGGACCGCCTTCGGCTTCTGGTACTACGGCTTTCACCCCTGGCCGTTCACGGACCCCCTGTTCGCCGGCCAGTTCGGCCTGACGCCGCCCGAAATGTGGCTCTTCGTCCCCGATAGCCCCGTCGCGACGGGCTTCATCGGCCTCTCGCTGATCGCCTGGCGACTCGACTGGCACGTCGAGTGGCTCCACGTGCTCGCATTCTTCGGCTGTATCAAACTCGGCCTCTGGACCCCCTACGTCCAGTTGGTGGTCAACGGCCCCGGCGGGCTGAACCCGCTGATGTACCACTTCCTGATCTGGAGCCACGCGCTGATGGCCGTCGAAGCCTTCCTGATCCACCGCTACAGCCGCTTTCCCATCTGGGCCATCGCGATCGCCACGTTCTGGTACACCCTCAACGACGTGGTGGACTACTTCGTCCCGCTGATCGGCGACCCCCACCATACTCTCCTGCGCGCGGAACAGACCGTCCTCGGCTTCGACCACTCGCTTCCCGCCCACGATCAGGCCGCCGCCGGTGCCGTCGTGTTGACTATCATCGCGGTGTTTCTGGCCACGGCGACGCGCGCGAAGAAGGCCGAGATCGGGAACTGA
- the pdxS gene encoding pyridoxal 5'-phosphate synthase lyase subunit PdxS, translating to MSAATDLEELRRGTDLVKRGFAKMQKGGVIMDVVDREQARIAEDVGAVAVMSLEAVPADIRKRGGVARMADPADVQEIIDEVSIPVMGKSRIGHTKEAQILEATGVDMIDESEVLTPADDRFHIDKREFTAPFVCGARNLGEALRRIDEGAAMIRTKGEAGTGDVNQAVHHQRNIKGAIRELEGMTHEEREKWARENEAPAELVHETAEMGRLPVVNFAAGGIATPADAALMMHHGCDGIFVGSGIFGAEDPEAMGTAVVEAVNNWDDPEKLAEISSNIGSGMRGDANADLPEEEKLQGRGV from the coding sequence ATGTCAGCAGCGACTGATCTGGAGGAACTCCGTCGCGGGACCGATCTGGTCAAGCGCGGGTTCGCGAAGATGCAGAAAGGCGGCGTCATCATGGACGTCGTCGACCGCGAGCAGGCCCGTATCGCCGAGGACGTGGGCGCCGTGGCGGTCATGTCACTGGAAGCCGTGCCGGCCGACATCCGCAAGCGCGGCGGCGTCGCCCGGATGGCCGACCCCGCCGACGTCCAGGAGATCATCGACGAGGTGTCGATCCCGGTGATGGGCAAATCCCGCATCGGCCACACCAAGGAAGCCCAGATCCTCGAAGCGACCGGCGTCGACATGATCGACGAGAGCGAGGTGCTCACGCCGGCCGACGATCGCTTCCACATCGACAAGCGGGAGTTCACCGCGCCGTTCGTCTGTGGCGCGCGCAACCTCGGTGAGGCGCTCCGCCGCATCGACGAGGGCGCGGCCATGATCCGCACGAAAGGCGAGGCCGGCACCGGCGACGTCAACCAGGCCGTCCACCACCAGCGCAACATCAAGGGCGCGATCCGCGAGCTCGAAGGGATGACCCACGAGGAACGCGAGAAGTGGGCCCGGGAGAACGAGGCGCCCGCGGAACTGGTCCACGAGACCGCCGAGATGGGCCGGCTCCCCGTCGTCAACTTCGCGGCCGGCGGCATCGCGACGCCCGCCGACGCTGCGCTCATGATGCACCACGGCTGTGACGGCATCTTCGTCGGCTCGGGCATCTTCGGCGCGGAGGACCCCGAAGCGATGGGGACCGCCGTCGTCGAGGCAGTCAACAACTGGGACGACCCCGAGAAACTGGCCGAGATCTCCTCGAACATCGGCTCGGGAATGCGCGGCGACGCCAACGCCGACCTGCCCGAGGAAGAGAAACTGCAGGGCCGGGGCGTCTGA
- a CDS encoding DUF6114 domain-containing protein — MSTKTTSKFGRDEQVAAVIGALVAAIPAGLLIQFLPGPNGSTTRGFEYFAWLVGGSGLSTGWLVWIGTCVVFALIFGVFLSRTVHKFTNTIIMMSRNIGVLQKILVPLLERSALGVTAGGFGLLYGHILGYGFFAYGMPVALVALGYNAGIPPLADFSVIFAYLLYGQLMGTVYGVLLEAHWFKPATTADEQNAAVVGAIGGGVAGVAVLSLLGGSAALTEIAALAGSQSPEFGAALFVAAGLVFGLLFAAVLSRTINDFTNTVIMFSRRSKITQKLLVPLLTRGALTVTAGSMGLVYGTALGVVVLALGSAGIGPNLGLAGLIALIVYGQVLGNGYGLMMEKVDASTFVPGEAVRAGVVASLGAGLLSGAFVALVIGLDLFAGLAATLDATGVSTGFGVWMAMSVVLGLAFVAYVSRTINDFTNTVIMFSRRSEITQKLLVPLLTRAALAVTAGSMGLGFGLLVGIAFYGGSLLGVLPTTGPLIVVAFLLYGQVLGTGYGLILGDVDLGLPSFGGEERTVEDDERLGGQPGAFARWRSRRPFAGGTLLVLGGMIIAAIPIRLQMISATQGPSFSALGIVFAAMVVACGVFAIVKPQLSTLIGVTGIAMSILSLIGAFGGLVIGMLVGIVGGSLCVAWQEPGTTEAETETTTGEERFRWINESERQRW, encoded by the coding sequence ATGAGTACGAAAACGACTTCGAAGTTCGGGCGGGACGAGCAAGTGGCAGCGGTGATCGGGGCGCTAGTCGCGGCGATTCCGGCGGGGCTTTTGATCCAGTTCCTGCCGGGGCCAAACGGCAGCACGACCCGAGGATTCGAGTACTTCGCCTGGCTGGTCGGTGGCAGTGGGCTATCCACCGGGTGGCTGGTCTGGATCGGGACCTGTGTGGTGTTCGCCCTGATCTTCGGCGTCTTCCTCTCGCGGACCGTTCACAAGTTCACGAACACGATCATCATGATGTCCCGGAACATCGGGGTCCTCCAGAAGATTCTGGTGCCGCTTCTGGAACGGTCGGCACTCGGGGTCACCGCCGGTGGCTTCGGGTTGCTCTACGGCCACATTCTCGGCTACGGCTTTTTCGCCTACGGCATGCCGGTGGCCCTGGTCGCCCTCGGCTACAACGCGGGGATTCCACCGCTCGCGGACTTCTCGGTGATCTTCGCGTACCTGCTGTACGGACAGCTGATGGGTACTGTCTACGGCGTGCTCCTCGAAGCACACTGGTTCAAGCCAGCCACGACCGCGGACGAACAGAACGCGGCGGTCGTGGGCGCGATCGGCGGCGGTGTCGCCGGCGTCGCCGTCCTCTCCCTGCTCGGGGGGTCGGCTGCACTCACCGAGATCGCGGCGCTTGCCGGGAGCCAGTCCCCGGAATTCGGGGCGGCGCTATTCGTGGCCGCCGGCCTCGTGTTCGGCCTGCTGTTCGCGGCCGTCCTCTCCCGGACGATCAACGACTTCACGAACACGGTGATCATGTTCTCGCGGCGGTCGAAGATCACTCAGAAACTGCTCGTGCCATTGTTGACCCGCGGGGCGCTCACCGTCACCGCCGGCAGTATGGGGCTGGTCTACGGGACCGCCCTCGGCGTGGTCGTCCTCGCGCTCGGTTCGGCTGGCATCGGCCCGAATCTGGGGCTCGCGGGACTGATCGCACTGATCGTCTACGGCCAGGTGCTCGGTAATGGCTACGGCCTGATGATGGAGAAAGTCGACGCGTCCACGTTCGTCCCCGGCGAGGCGGTCCGGGCGGGCGTCGTCGCGTCGCTCGGAGCCGGCCTGCTCAGTGGGGCCTTCGTCGCCCTCGTGATCGGGCTGGATCTGTTCGCGGGACTCGCGGCGACGCTGGACGCGACCGGCGTCTCGACCGGCTTCGGCGTCTGGATGGCCATGTCCGTCGTGCTCGGACTGGCCTTCGTCGCCTACGTCTCGCGGACGATCAACGACTTCACGAACACGGTGATCATGTTCTCCCGGCGGTCGGAGATCACCCAGAAACTGCTCGTGCCACTGCTGACCCGGGCCGCCCTCGCGGTCACCGCCGGGAGCATGGGCCTCGGGTTCGGCCTGCTGGTCGGCATCGCGTTCTACGGGGGGTCGCTGCTGGGCGTCCTCCCGACGACGGGGCCGCTGATCGTCGTCGCCTTCCTCCTCTACGGACAGGTGCTCGGGACCGGGTACGGGCTGATCCTCGGCGACGTGGACCTCGGCCTCCCGTCCTTCGGGGGCGAGGAGCGGACCGTCGAGGACGACGAACGGCTGGGTGGCCAGCCGGGCGCGTTCGCCCGCTGGCGGTCACGGCGACCCTTCGCCGGCGGCACGCTGCTGGTACTCGGCGGCATGATCATCGCGGCCATCCCGATCCGGCTCCAGATGATCTCCGCGACGCAAGGCCCCTCCTTTTCGGCGCTGGGCATCGTCTTCGCGGCGATGGTCGTCGCCTGTGGGGTCTTCGCCATCGTGAAACCCCAGCTCTCGACGCTGATCGGCGTCACCGGCATCGCCATGTCCATCCTCTCGTTGATCGGCGCGTTCGGCGGCCTCGTCATCGGCATGCTGGTCGGCATCGTCGGCGGTAGCCTCTGTGTCGCCTGGCAGGAACCGGGGACGACGGAGGCCGAGACCGAGACCACCACCGGCGAGGAGCGCTTCCGCTGGATAAACGAGAGCGAACGCCAGCGCTGGTGA
- a CDS encoding homoserine kinase, translating to MLTVRAPATSANLGSGFDVFGVALDRPADIVRVEKADEISIEVTGVGSQYIPEDPEKNTVGAVAEALDAPARIEIDKGVRPASGLGSSAASAAAAAVGLNELYDRGHTREELVPIAAKGEAVVSGDAHDDNVAPSIMGGFTIATDDGVTKVDADIPLVACLPDIVVSTRDARRVVPESARVEQLVETVGWAATLTTGMHRDDPHLVGEGMNDTVVTPARAELIDGYSQVRDAALEAGATGVTISGAGPTVIAACEEPDRRAVGTAMIDQFNAVGVEARVYQTEIGDGATLF from the coding sequence ATGCTCACCGTCCGGGCACCGGCCACGAGCGCGAACCTCGGGAGCGGCTTCGACGTGTTCGGGGTCGCGCTGGACCGCCCGGCGGACATCGTTCGCGTCGAGAAGGCAGACGAGATCAGCATCGAAGTTACCGGCGTCGGCAGCCAGTACATCCCCGAGGACCCCGAGAAGAACACCGTCGGGGCCGTCGCCGAGGCGCTCGACGCCCCCGCCCGCATCGAGATCGACAAGGGCGTGCGCCCGGCCTCGGGACTCGGGTCGTCTGCCGCCAGCGCCGCCGCGGCCGCCGTCGGCCTGAACGAACTGTACGACCGGGGCCACACGCGGGAGGAACTGGTCCCCATCGCCGCCAAGGGCGAGGCCGTCGTCTCCGGCGACGCCCACGACGACAACGTCGCCCCCTCGATCATGGGCGGGTTCACCATCGCCACCGACGACGGCGTCACCAAGGTCGACGCCGACATCCCGCTGGTGGCCTGCCTCCCCGACATCGTCGTCTCCACCCGGGACGCCCGCCGCGTCGTCCCCGAGTCCGCCCGTGTCGAACAGTTAGTGGAGACTGTCGGCTGGGCCGCGACGCTGACGACGGGGATGCACCGTGACGACCCACACCTGGTCGGTGAGGGGATGAACGACACCGTCGTCACACCCGCACGCGCGGAGTTGATCGACGGGTACAGTCAGGTCCGTGACGCCGCGCTGGAGGCCGGCGCGACCGGCGTCACGATCAGCGGTGCCGGCCCGACCGTAATCGCCGCCTGCGAGGAACCGGACCGCCGGGCCGTCGGCACGGCCATGATCGACCAGTTCAACGCCGTCGGCGTCGAGGCGCGCGTCTACCAGACCGAAATCGGTGACGGCGCGACGCTGTTCTGA
- a CDS encoding twin-arginine translocation signal domain-containing protein — protein MSREITRRDALKAGAATAGLTALSGCNAIEDAIPFIGGVNYTDWAFEPGTVTDADHLTISYLDYGTVVENESEFDSDYYEESFESNEDSFPLSAVNLDVEDVSVRVGVSGYGGMFEADYNQDDVASHLGDEDYDEDTTHEGYTIYLGSDENQAVGIDGNRIVHGSSGFLTDANPVDIVETLIDTAKGDENRYVDDSQPFADLSDELGTTTILLASTQDAPDETDAENGQFEGNVASGFSSSVDGQTTAVKVVFVFENESDVDMGDIETYADTDSFDNLNDVSTNRNGNRAIISGTVDTDELGETMN, from the coding sequence ATGAGCAGAGAGATCACACGGCGAGACGCGCTCAAAGCAGGTGCGGCGACGGCAGGGCTCACAGCGCTCTCGGGCTGTAACGCCATCGAGGACGCGATTCCGTTCATCGGCGGGGTGAACTACACGGACTGGGCCTTCGAACCCGGGACGGTGACCGACGCGGATCACCTGACGATCTCCTACCTCGATTACGGGACCGTGGTGGAAAACGAGAGCGAGTTCGACAGCGACTACTACGAGGAAAGCTTCGAGTCCAACGAGGACTCGTTCCCGCTCAGCGCCGTCAATCTCGACGTCGAGGACGTCAGCGTCCGGGTGGGGGTCAGCGGCTACGGCGGGATGTTCGAGGCGGACTACAATCAGGACGACGTGGCCAGCCACCTGGGAGACGAGGACTACGACGAGGACACGACCCACGAGGGGTACACGATCTATCTCGGCAGCGACGAGAACCAGGCGGTCGGAATCGACGGCAACAGGATCGTCCACGGATCGAGCGGCTTCCTGACCGACGCCAACCCTGTCGACATCGTCGAGACGCTGATCGACACGGCCAAGGGGGACGAAAATCGGTACGTCGACGACAGCCAGCCGTTCGCGGACCTGTCCGACGAGCTCGGCACTACGACGATCCTGCTCGCGTCGACACAGGACGCGCCCGACGAGACCGACGCCGAGAACGGCCAGTTCGAGGGCAACGTGGCGAGCGGATTCTCGTCGAGCGTCGACGGCCAGACCACCGCCGTCAAGGTGGTCTTCGTGTTCGAGAACGAGTCCGACGTCGACATGGGAGACATCGAGACCTACGCAGACACGGACAGCTTCGACAACCTGAACGACGTCTCCACGAACCGCAACGGGAACAGGGCGATCATCTCCGGGACGGTCGATACGGACGAACTCGGCGAGACGATGAACTGA
- a CDS encoding MTH1187 family thiamine-binding protein: protein MTVVGFLSVAPVIEGSMAEEVAAAVAALDEFDVAYETTPMGTTIEAEGIDELFAAAQAAHEAVDADRVSTVLKIDDKRTRAGPASEKVEGVEEALGRPARSDRDPDA from the coding sequence ATGACAGTCGTCGGATTCCTGAGCGTGGCACCGGTGATCGAGGGGAGCATGGCCGAGGAGGTCGCCGCGGCCGTCGCGGCCCTCGACGAGTTCGACGTGGCCTACGAGACGACGCCGATGGGAACGACCATCGAGGCCGAGGGGATCGACGAGTTGTTCGCCGCGGCTCAGGCCGCCCACGAGGCCGTCGACGCCGACCGGGTGAGCACCGTGTTGAAGATCGACGACAAGCGCACGCGTGCGGGGCCGGCCAGCGAGAAGGTCGAGGGCGTCGAGGAAGCGCTGGGGCGGCCGGCCCGGAGCGACCGGGACCCGGACGCCTAA